In Topomyia yanbarensis strain Yona2022 chromosome 2, ASM3024719v1, whole genome shotgun sequence, one DNA window encodes the following:
- the LOC131680785 gene encoding uncharacterized protein LOC131680785, translating to MSDPISITGAGNELDLTLTPCAVCSQTSTENEAMVGCDGCNRWFHYRCVGVTSAVKKEKRWYCTDGVCQVLAQEYLKNKRPRPKKTSESSEASVSKSGTLTLEQRRKALQEKQRRLEQELEDEMLLKEEESNMERALEKKRMLFEEKMRQKELQERSILYAEALRKKQEHIMRLKSNQSSFEKAMAALDEELKKVKVENVKPLKVSNVEQLEKDAGESDTALESDEEDQPCSVISEIQSAKSVERTRKRSEQANDGSQYGLGQHRTGPTKAQLAARNGITKKPPCFSGKPEEWPLFFGTYQASNEACGYTDVENLVRLQESLKGPALEWVRGQLILPQTVPRVIIKLQQLYGRPEQLLQSHLEKVRKLESPRADKLASFIPFGNAVEQLCEHLEAANLKQHLVNPLLIQDLVDKLPDSEKRQWVRFKRCADEVTLRTFTEFLSEIVSDACEANVSMEYKLATKPASGGQFGREHAKGRGAMYYHSEEENLDETANVKRTSFRPCKVCQCTDHRLRHCAEFKKLRYVDRLKVVNHWKLCCVCLNDHSGRCGFKIQCNVGECRERHNPLMHPVNTVVGISAHIWNQTKVMFRMIPAQLHFGGRSITVLAFLDEGPSVTLIEKRMADRLGLVGVPEKLTIKWTADITRVEKDSSRMNVWASAVGSKDKVLLHTVRTVENLMLPHQKLDSKEIATQFKHMRGLPIASYDGQPGILIGLNNVHSFVPLEAKIGATAEPIAVKCKLGWTVYGPRQSNTAFDGGYMGYHHEVSNEALHDLLKGHYALEESVVVVAQESAEDKRAREIMERTTKRVGNRFETGLLWRTDDPRFPDSFPMALHRMKQLEKKLERNPELHKNVCRQIEEFQQKGYAHLATPEELIRTETDKVWYLPLNVVTNPRKPGKVRLVWDAAASVQGVSLNTQLLTGPDLLIPLVQVIVGFRERRIAFGGDLREMYHQVKIVERDRQAQRFVFRKNFGEKPSIFVMDVATFGSTCSPSSAQYIKNKNAEEHAVQYPEAAAAIIHRHYVHDYFDSVDTVEEAINRAMQVRTIHKNGGFEIRNWVSNVPEVLRMLGEEKQVTPVHFGRDKQSCSERVLGIIWDPNMDEFSFSTLHRPEMMAYLCNEKRPTKQIALSCVMGFFDPMGLLSPFTIHGKIIIQHLWRLGCDWKQEIDDESWRLWKRWTGLLPEVDAVRITRCYLGNAASSAVESLELHIFTDASEHAYGCVAYLRAVINGNVRCSLVMSRAKVAPLKRQSIPRLELMAAVLGARLSRTVLGMHSLEITRCILWTDSRTVCSWLQSDQYKFKQFIAFRVGEILELTRVIDWRWLPTKLNIADVLTKWGSGPPLSSDGEWFNGKSFLYYPEEEWPSKVMPFEETSEEARGVVLFQELIDVKATSRWMALVRVTASVVRFIANCRRKKMGQPIVTSKATETQQRSIKSKYLAIVKPLQQEELLEAETILWKQAQFDSFPDEMSALTKNLNLEPGQMRSKIQRSSTLVKLTPILDDEGVLRMGGRFEKSDDISFDQKFPIILARQHDITKKLIQCYHERFGHANRETVCNELRQKFWIPNIRAAIMEVMRECMWCKVHRCRPQVPMMAPLPTRRIRAGIRPFSSVGLDYLGPVDVSVGRRKEKRWVAVFTCLAIRAVHLEVVNSLTTQSCLMAIRRFSCKRGAPDIIFSDNATCFKGANNEMLKTLHGDCEEEITTARTAWRFIPPGTPHMGGAWERMVRSVKEAMKALEDGRKLTDEILVTTLAEAEDMINTRPLTYMPQASAENEALTPNHFLRGIVKGADLLVDRGGNLAEALRDVYKRSQYLADRMWERWSKEYLPTINRRTKWYDERKPLEAGDLVFVVDGKDRKNWSRGIVEEVVQGSDGRIREAKIRTATGIHRRAVANLAVLEIKDGKSGCSEEIPDVTGWGVNTAGHTGVDPID from the coding sequence ATGTCGGACCCCATTTCTATCaccggtgcgggaaatgagctggATTTGACGCTGACTCCGTGCGCTGTCTGTAGCCAAACTTCCACCGAAAATGAAGCGATGGTAGGCTGCGACGGTTGCAACCGTTGGTTCCACTACCGATGCGTCGGAGTGACCTCAGCGGTGAAAAAGGAGAAGAGGTGGTACTGCACTGATGGTGTTTGTCAAGTTCTTGCTCAAGAGTACCTGAAGAACAAAAGGCCTCGGCCGAAGAAGACATCGGAGTCGTCGGAAGCTTCCGTTTCGAAATCAGGTACGCTCACTCTAGAGCAGAGACGAAAGGCTTTGCAAGAAAAGCAAAGGCGTCTTGAGCAGGAGCTCGAAGATGAGATGTTGCTGAAAGAGGAAGAGAGCAACATGGAGCGTGCGTTAGAGAAAAAGCGAATGCTTTTCGAGGAGAAAATGCGCCAAAAGGAGCTGCAGGAAAGGAGCATCCTTTATGCAGAAGCGTTGCGGAAGAAGCAGGAGCATATAATGCGGCTGAAGTCCAACCAGAGCTCATTTGAGAAGGCGATGGCTGCTCTGGATGAAGAGCTAAAAAAAGTCAAAGTTGAGAACGTTAAACCGCTAAAAGTTTCCAACGTCGAGCAATTGGAAAAAGATGCCGGTGAAAGCGATACTGCTTTGGAAAGCGACGAAGAAGACCAACCTTGTTCGGTAATTTCGGAGATTCAATCTGCGAAAAGCGTCGAACGTACTCGGAAACGATCTGAGCAAGCAAACGATGGAAGCCAATACGGGCTGGGGCAACATCGGACCGGGCCGACGAAAGCTCAGTTGGCAGCTAGAAATGGGATTACCAAAAAGCCTCCCTGCTTTTCCGGAAAACCAGAAGAGTGGCCACTGTTTTTCGGTACGTATCAAGCCTCGAACGAAGCCTGCGGCTACACCGATGTCGAGAACCTTGTGCGACTGCAGGAGAGCCTTAAGGGACCGGCCCTAGAGTGGGTGCGCGGCCAACTAATTCTTCCGCAGACCGTTCCGAGGGTAATTATCAAGCTGCAACAGCTGTACGGTCGTCCGGAACAATTGCTACAGAGCCACCTGGAGAAAGTCCGCAAACTGGAGTCGCCGAGAGCTGATAAGCTTGCCAGCTTCATCCCTTTCGGGAACGCTGTGGAGCAACTGTGCGAACATCTGGAAGCAGCAAATCTCAAGCAGCACCTCGTAAATCCGCTGCTTATCCAGGATCTCGTCGACAAGCTTCCTGACAGTGAAAAACGACAGTGGGTTCGCTTCAAGCGGTGCGCCGATGAAGTAACATTGAGGACATTCACAGAGTTTCTGTCAGAAATAGTGTCGGACGCTTGCGAAGCGAATGTAAGCATGGAGTACAAGCTCGCGACTAAACCTGCAAGCGGTGGCCAGTTCGGGAGAGAACACGCAAAAGGGAGAGGAGCAATGTACTACCATAGTGAAGAGGAGAACTTGGATGAAACCGCGAACGTCAAGCGGACAAGCTTTCGGCCGTGCAAAGTGTGTCAGTGTACTGACCATCGTCTGCGGCATTGTGCAGAGTTTAAGAAATTACGATATGTTGACCGGCTGAAGGTTGTGAATCACTGGAAACTTTGCTGTGTTTGTCTGAATGACCACAGCGGACGGTGCGGTTTCAAAATACAGTGCAATGTGGGAGAATGCAGAGAACGACACAATCCGTTGATGCATCCGGTGAATACCGTGGTTGGTATAAGTGCTCACATCTGGAATCAAACGAAAGTTATGTTTCGAATGATTCCCGCTCAGTTGCACTTTGGAGGGCGATCGATTACGGTACTGGCGTTTTTGGACGAAGGACCGTCCGTTACACTCATCGAGAAAAGGATGGCAGATCGTCTTGGACTTGTGGGTGTCCCGGAGAAGCTGACCATTAAGTGGACAGCAGATATCACGCGAGTGGAGAAGGATTCCAGCCGGATGAATGTGTGGGCATCGGCAGTCGGAAGTAAGGACAAGGTGCTGCTGCACACGGTTCGAACGGTAGAGAATCTGATGTTGCCGCATCAAAAACTGGACTCCAAGGAGATTGCAACCCAGTTCAAGCACATGCGGGGATTACCGATCGCGTCGTACGATGGACAACCCGGAATACTTATAGGGCTCAACAATGTGCATTCATTTGTGCCGTTGGAAGCGAAGATCGGTGCGACTGCAGAGCCAATAGCGGTGAAGTGCAAACTTGGATGGACTGTGTACGGCCCGAGACAGTCGAACACTGCTTTTGATGGTGGGTATATGGGTTATCACCACGAAGTAAGCAACGAGGCCCTGCATGACCTGCTGAAAGGCCACTACGCTCTGGAGGAATCGGTCGTGGTGGTCGCGCAGGAATCGGCAGAGGATAAACGAGCGCGAGAGATAATGGAGCGGACCACAAAAAGGGTGGGAAATCGCTTCGAGACCGGACTACTGTGGAGGACAGATGATCCACGATTTCCGGACAGCTTTCCGATGGCTCTGCACAGGATGAAGCAGCTGGAGAAAAAACTGGAGAGAAATCCGGAGTTGCACAAGAACGTTTGTCGGCAGATAGAAGAGTTTCAGCAGAAAGGATATGCACACCTGGCAACTCCAGAAGAATTGATCCGTACGGAAACAGATAAGGTGTGGTACCTACCGTTGAATGTGGTGACAAATCCCAGAAAGCCTGGCAAAGTGCGCTTGGTATGGGACGCCGCAGCTTCGGTGCAAGGAGTGTCACTCAACACGCAGCTACTGACGGGACCCGACTTGCTGATTCCACTGGTGCAAGTGATAGTAGGTTTCCGGGAGCGACGGATTGCATTCGGTGGCGATCTTCGAGAAATGTACCACCAGGTGAAGATCGTCGAACGCGACAGACAGGCTCAACGCTTCGTGTTCCGGAAGAATTTCGGGGAGAAGCCAAGCATTTTTGTAATGGACGTTGCGACGTTTGGCTCTACATGCTCTCCTAGTTCGGCACAGTACATCAAAAACAAGAACGCAGAAGAACACGCTGTTCAATATCCAGAGGCGGCAGCGGCCATAATCCATCGTCACTACGTCCACGATTATTTCGACAGTGTCGACACCGTCGAAGAGGCCATCAACCGGGCGATGCAGGTGCGTACAATTCACAAAAATGGTGGGTTTGAAATCCGGAACTGGGTTTCCAATGTACCTGAAGTTCTCCGAATGCTGGGGGAAGAAAAGCAAGTCACGCCAGTACACTTTGGTCGGGACAAGCAGAGTTGCAGTGAACGAGTTCTTGGCATCATTTGGGATCCAAACATGGATGAGTTTTCCTTCTCTACGCTGCACCGTCCGGAGATGATGGCGTACTTATGCAACGAGAAACGACCCACGAAGCAGATTGCATTAAGCTGCGTGATGGGATTCTTTGACCCGATGGGATTGCTGTCTCCTTTCACAATCCACGGCAAAATAATCATCCAGCACCTCTGGCGATTGGGCTGCGATTGGAAGCAGGAGATCGACGACGAGAGCTGGCGCTTATGGAAGCGATGGACTGGCCTGCTGCCAGAGGTGGATGCAGTTCGGATCACACGCTGCTACCTCGGGAATGCTGCGTCTTCAGCCGTTGAGTCGCTGGAACTTCACATCTTTACTGATGCCAGTGAACACGCATACGGATGTGTAGCGTACTTGCGAGCGGTGATCAACGGAAACGTACGATGTAGCTTAGTGATGTCACGAGCGAAAGTGGCTCCACTGAAACGTCAGTCGATTCCACGGTTGGAATTAATGGCTGCCGTCCTCGGtgctcgactgagtcgaacggTTCTAGGGATGCACTCCCTGGAAATTACACGTTGCATTTTATGGACGGATTCTCGTACGGTGTGTAGCTGGCTGCAATCGGATCAGTACAAGTTTAAGCAGTTCATAGCCTTCAGAGTCGGCGAAATTCTTGAACTGACAAGGGTAATCGACTGGCGCTGGTTGCCGACGAAGCTGAATATTGCGGATGTGCTGACTAAGTGGGGATCCGGGCCCCCGCTGAGCAGCGACGGAGAGTGGTTCAACGGGAAATCATTCCTGTATTATCCGGAAGAGGAGTGGCCGAGCAAGGTGATGCCGTTTGAGGAAACTAGCGAAGAGGCGAGAGGAGTAGTGCTATTCCAAGAACTGATCGACGTCAAGGCTACTTCGCGGTGGATGGCACTGGTGAGAGTGACTGCAAGCGTGGTTCGCTTCATTGCGAATTGTCGGCGAAAAAAAATGGGACAGCCGATCGTGACGTCGAAAGCCACGGAGACTCAACAGCGGTCGATTAAGTCGAAGTATTTGGCGATTGTAAAACCGCTCCAGCAGGAGGAACTCCTGGAAGCCGAAACGATCCTGTGGAAGCAGGCGCAGTTCGACAGTTTCCCGGACGAAATGAGTGCGTTGACCAAGAATCTCAATCTGGAGCCGGGACAGATGCGTTCGAAAATACAGCGGTCGAGTACCCTGGTCAAACTGACTCCGATACTGGACGATGAAGGTGTGCTGCGGATGGGAGGAAGATTCGAAAAATCGGACGACATCTCGTTCGACCAGAAGTTTCCGATCATTCTTGCTCGGCAGCACGACATCACCAAGAAGTTGATTCAGTGCTACCACGAAAGGTTCGGACATGCGAATCGAGAGACGGTTTGCAACGAGTTGCGTCAGAAGTTCTGGATTCCGAATATCCGTGCAGCGATTATGGAAGTGATGCGGGAGTGCATGTGGTGCAAAGTCCATAGATGTCGTCCACAAGTACCAATGATGGCGCCTCTCCCGACTCGACGCATCAGAGCAGGAATTCGTCCTTTCAGTTCGGTCGGCTTAGACTACTTGGGACCAGTAGATGTATCGGTGGGAAGAAGAAAAGAGAAGCGATGGGTGGCCGTGTTTACGTGTCTCGCCATCAGAGCGGTGCATCTCGAGGTGGTGAACAGCCTGACAACACAATCGTGCTTGATGGCCATCCGCCGGTTTTCCTGTAAGCGGGGTGCTCCTGATATTATATTTTCAGATAACGCCACTTGCTTTAAGGGTGCTAACAACGAGATGCTGAAAACGTTACATGGCGATTGTGAGGAAGAAATCACAACTGCAAGAACGGCCTGGCGATTCATTCCGCCTGGCACCCCGCACATGGGTGGTGCATGGGAGCGAATGGTTCGTTCCGTGAAGGAGGCAATGAAGGCATTGGAAGATGGAAGGAAGCTGACAGACGAGATTCTGGTGACAACACTGGCGGAGGCAGAGGACATGATAAACACACGTCCTCTCACGTACATGCCTCAGGCGTCTGCCGAAAATGAAGCTCTGACACCGAACCATTTTCTACGAGGAATAGTAAAGGGCGCGGATCTCCTAGTGGACAGGGGTGGGAATCTAGCGGAGGCTTTGCGTGACGTGTACAAGCGATCGCAGTACCTGGCAGACCGGATGTGGGAACGTTGGAGCAAAGAATATTTGCCAACGATAAACCGTCGCACAAAGTGGTATGATGAACGAAAGCCGCTGGAAGCAGGCGACCTTGTCTTCGTCGTGGATGGTAAGGACCGGAAGAATTGGTCTAGAGGAATTGTCGAGGAGGTGGTTCAAGGGTCCGATGGTCGGATACGTGAAGCGAAAATAAGGACTGCGACAGGGATCCATAGACGAGCCGTCGCGAATCTGGCGGTGCTAGAAATCAAGGATGGTAAATCCGGATGTTCCGAGGAAATACCGGATGTTACGGGCTGGGGTGTCAACACCGCTGGACACACTGGAGTTGACCCAATCGACTAA